In one window of bacterium DNA:
- the ssb gene encoding single-stranded DNA-binding protein yields the protein MATMNRVFLLGNLTRDPEVSYLPSGKAVVKIRLAVSHKYKLASGEDREEICYVNVVVWGKQGEACGQYLSKGSPLLVEGRLKYDEWEKDGQKFNRMEVVADRTQFIGAPKRGAEYSDSADSPAGEIRPAQVVRGGAPPVTSAEVPPTGDEDNLPF from the coding sequence ATGGCCACGATGAATCGAGTTTTTCTGCTGGGAAATCTTACCCGTGATCCCGAGGTAAGCTATTTGCCGTCAGGAAAGGCTGTGGTCAAAATACGTTTGGCAGTTAGCCATAAATACAAGTTAGCCTCCGGTGAAGATCGGGAGGAAATCTGTTATGTGAATGTGGTGGTCTGGGGCAAACAAGGGGAAGCGTGCGGGCAATATCTGTCCAAAGGTTCGCCTCTTCTGGTGGAAGGCCGCCTGAAGTATGATGAGTGGGAAAAGGACGGTCAGAAATTTAACCGCATGGAGGTAGTAGCCGACCGGACTCAGTTCATCGGTGCGCCCAAACGCGGTGCGGAGTATAGTGATTCTGCGGATTCACCCGCTGGCGAGATTCGTCCGGCGCAAGTGGTTCGTGGGGGTGCACCTCCGGTGACGTCAGCAGAGGTTCCGCCGACCGGGGATGAAGATAATTTGCCGTTTTAA
- the rpsR gene encoding 30S ribosomal protein S18 → MRENNSSVNMVSKRRVPQVESIKHIDPRDYEMLRKFTSEQGKILPARLTGAAPQLQRSVARAIRRARVMGLLR, encoded by the coding sequence ATGCGAGAGAACAACAGTAGTGTAAACATGGTGTCGAAGCGTCGTGTGCCTCAGGTTGAGAGCATTAAGCATATCGATCCGCGCGACTATGAAATGCTGCGTAAATTCACCTCCGAACAGGGTAAGATTCTGCCCGCACGGTTAACGGGTGCCGCACCTCAGTTGCAGCGTTCAGTGGCCCGTGCGATCCGTCGTGCCCGGGTGATGGGTTTGTTGCGCTAA
- the rplI gene encoding 50S ribosomal protein L9 has product MSIEMILMQDVKDLGTAGQVVKVSEGYARNYLLPRNLAASVTEGNRRQLAKLQVQREIERKALKEKALDLAAAIQKGSYTIPVKVGEGDKLFGSVTSGDILKLLAAQGFELDKHAIELEQPIKELGAFDVKVKVGVDVETLIKVWVVQE; this is encoded by the coding sequence ATGTCAATTGAAATGATTTTGATGCAGGACGTCAAGGATCTCGGTACCGCCGGACAAGTTGTCAAGGTTTCCGAGGGATATGCGCGAAACTATTTGCTTCCCCGTAATTTGGCTGCCTCGGTTACAGAAGGCAACCGTCGTCAACTCGCCAAGCTTCAGGTTCAGCGCGAGATTGAACGCAAGGCGTTGAAGGAGAAGGCTCTGGATCTGGCCGCGGCCATTCAGAAGGGGTCTTACACTATTCCTGTCAAGGTCGGCGAAGGCGATAAGCTCTTTGGTTCCGTGACCAGTGGCGATATCCTCAAGTTACTGGCGGCCCAGGGTTTTGAGTTGGACAAGCACGCGATTGAATTGGAGCAACCCATTAAGGAATTGGGCGCTTTTGATGTCAAGGTCAAGGTCGGTGTTGACGTCGAGACCCTCATCAAGGTGTGGGTCGTGCAGGAATAA